From a single Rhodomicrobium lacus genomic region:
- the argJ gene encoding bifunctional glutamate N-acetyltransferase/amino-acid acetyltransferase ArgJ — MASITKVSPFAPGELVPLPPIAGVKIAVAEAGIKYANRTDVLLMLFPEGTQVGGVLTRSKTSSAAVDWCREQLQHASARALVVNSGNANAFTGQRGRDAVEATAAFAGEAGGFEAERVFIASTGVIGEPLDATKFSHVLSKMAGEAKEDLWHDAARAIMTTDTYPKVATRRAFVDNVPVTLNGIAKGSGMIQPDMATMLSFIVTDAAVEGHVLTELLRRHVKTTFNAVTVDGDTSTSDTLLIFATGEAAAKGAPKIAGPDDPEAAAFSAALLSLLHDLAIQVVKDGEGISKLMTIHVEGAESDEAAHRIAMTIGNSPLVKTAVAGEDANWGRIVAAVGRSGEAADRDRLSIWFGDIQVAKEGLRDPDYKEELGSAYMKRGEIEIRVDCGAGGQGRATVWASDLTYDYIRINADYRS; from the coding sequence ATGGCGAGTATCACAAAGGTTTCGCCGTTCGCGCCCGGCGAACTCGTGCCCCTGCCGCCGATCGCGGGCGTGAAGATCGCGGTCGCGGAGGCGGGCATCAAATATGCGAACCGCACCGACGTGCTTCTCATGCTGTTCCCGGAAGGGACGCAGGTGGGCGGGGTGCTGACGCGGTCGAAGACGTCTTCGGCGGCGGTCGACTGGTGCCGCGAGCAGCTTCAGCATGCAAGCGCCCGCGCGCTCGTCGTCAATTCCGGCAACGCGAATGCGTTCACGGGGCAGCGCGGCCGCGATGCGGTGGAAGCCACGGCGGCGTTCGCGGGCGAAGCAGGCGGCTTCGAGGCGGAGCGCGTGTTCATTGCCTCCACGGGCGTCATCGGCGAGCCGCTCGACGCCACGAAGTTCAGCCACGTGCTTTCGAAGATGGCGGGCGAGGCGAAGGAAGACCTCTGGCACGATGCCGCGCGCGCGATCATGACCACCGACACCTATCCGAAGGTGGCCACGCGCCGCGCCTTCGTCGACAATGTGCCGGTCACGCTCAACGGCATTGCCAAGGGCTCGGGCATGATCCAGCCCGACATGGCGACGATGCTGTCCTTTATCGTCACCGATGCGGCCGTCGAAGGCCACGTGCTGACGGAGCTTCTGCGCCGCCACGTGAAGACGACGTTCAACGCCGTGACGGTCGATGGCGACACGTCGACAAGCGACACGCTTCTCATCTTCGCGACGGGTGAGGCGGCGGCCAAGGGCGCGCCGAAGATCGCGGGGCCGGACGACCCGGAAGCGGCGGCGTTTTCGGCGGCGCTTCTCTCGCTCCTTCACGACCTTGCCATTCAGGTTGTTAAGGATGGCGAGGGCATCTCCAAGCTGATGACCATCCATGTCGAGGGGGCGGAATCGGATGAAGCCGCGCATCGCATTGCCATGACCATCGGCAATTCACCGCTCGTGAAGACTGCGGTTGCGGGCGAGGACGCGAACTGGGGCCGCATCGTCGCCGCCGTAGGCCGTTCGGGCGAAGCGGCGGACCGCGACCGGCTGTCGATCTGGTTCGGCGACATTCAGGTGGCGAAGGAAGGCTTGCGCGACCCCGATTACAAAGAGGAGCTGGGTTCGGCCTATATGAAGCGCGGCGAAATCGAGATCCGCGTCGATTGCGGCGCGGGCGGGCAGGGGCGCGCAACCGTATGGGCTTCGGACCTCACCTATGACTACATCCGCATCAATGCCGACTACCGGAGCTGA
- a CDS encoding peptidylprolyl isomerase, producing the protein MLAFGAQMAQAAPVARVNGTDITEAEIAFAEAEVGAEIAGLPAESRRRVLVEYLVEAHLFANEATKDKLDAAKDFEERAAYYKLRALRDTFYEKKVRDAVTDAQAKAAYDEQIAKLKPEPEVRARHILVKTKEEAEDLVKQLKGGADFNELAKKSADGPSANTGGDLGYFSKGQMVKVFEDAAFSLQPGQISEPVQSEFGWHVIKVEDKRNRPVPSFDEVKDQIVASLVQNQLRETVQKLRSSAKVDIVDPELKKAIDEDAKAAAIETPTQQK; encoded by the coding sequence ATGCTGGCATTCGGCGCGCAGATGGCGCAGGCGGCTCCGGTCGCGCGCGTCAACGGAACTGACATCACGGAAGCCGAGATCGCCTTCGCGGAAGCCGAGGTCGGGGCGGAAATCGCCGGGCTTCCGGCGGAAAGCCGCCGTCGCGTGCTGGTCGAATATCTCGTCGAGGCGCATCTTTTCGCCAACGAGGCGACGAAGGACAAGCTCGACGCCGCCAAGGATTTCGAGGAGCGGGCGGCTTATTACAAGCTGCGTGCGCTGCGCGACACCTTCTATGAGAAGAAGGTCCGCGATGCGGTCACGGACGCGCAAGCCAAGGCCGCCTACGACGAGCAGATCGCCAAGCTGAAGCCGGAGCCGGAAGTGCGTGCGCGCCACATCCTCGTCAAGACGAAGGAAGAGGCCGAAGATCTCGTGAAGCAGCTCAAGGGCGGCGCGGACTTCAACGAACTGGCCAAGAAAAGCGCCGATGGCCCCAGCGCGAACACCGGAGGCGATCTCGGTTATTTCTCCAAGGGCCAGATGGTGAAGGTGTTCGAGGACGCCGCGTTCTCGCTTCAGCCCGGCCAGATTTCCGAGCCCGTGCAGTCCGAGTTCGGCTGGCACGTGATCAAGGTCGAGGACAAGCGCAACCGGCCCGTGCCGAGCTTCGACGAGGTGAAGGACCAGATCGTCGCCTCGCTCGTTCAGAACCAGCTTCGCGAAACAGTGCAGAAACTGCGTTCATCCGCTAAGGTGGACATCGTCGATCCGGAGCTGAAGAAGGCCATCGACGAAGACGCCAAGGCCGCCGCGATCGAAACGCCGACGCAGCAGAAGTAG
- a CDS encoding catalase, with protein MAKTKTNGDYTSIAYGQEKVLRGEGGETHQVAGGDVPVLTTQQGVPVADDQNSLKIGARGPTALEDFHFREKIFHFDHERIPERVVHARGYGAHGYFETTASLADVTRADIFQRVGEKTPAFVRFSTVAGAKGSFDLARDVRGFAVKLYTKEGNWDIVGNNIPVFFIQDAIKFPDFVHSVKEAPDRAFPQAASAHDNFWDFISLSPESMHMIMWVMSDRAIPRSFRFMEGFGVHTFRFVNAEGKSTFVKFHWKPKLGLQSVVWNEAVKINGADPDFHRRDLWDAIESGNFPEWELGVQLFDDAFADKFAFDVLDATKIIPEEEVPIRVVGRLVLDRMPDNFFAETEQVAFCTQNIVPGVDFTNDPLLQGRNFSYLDTQLKRLGSPNFTFLPINAPKCPFATLQQDGHMTMRNPKGRVNYEPNSWGGEQGGPRESPEKGFKSFPEEVAGQKRRLRAESFADHYSQARQFYISQTEIEKQHIADAITFELSKVETPAIRSRVVSHLLNIDGELAKKVATAIRLKDLPKAADAARPTRTDLKESLALSIVKNGPKRFEGRKLGILVTDGVDANALADLKKSFAAEKALVEIIAPEVGGVSAGDGTWIEAKQRLDGAPSVLYDAVAILASAEGGTQLAHHPSARDFVADAFAHQKFIGWHGNVAPLFAKAGIADELDGGVVQLKGPDDARVFAERCAGLRFWPRAEKFKAGSSKPAATATAPKKNGNGGKKNGNGGGKPQ; from the coding sequence ATGGCGAAGACGAAAACCAACGGCGATTACACGAGCATAGCCTACGGGCAGGAAAAGGTCCTGCGGGGCGAGGGAGGCGAAACCCATCAGGTTGCGGGCGGCGACGTACCCGTGCTGACGACGCAGCAAGGCGTGCCCGTCGCGGACGACCAGAACTCGCTGAAGATCGGCGCGCGCGGCCCGACCGCGCTCGAAGATTTCCACTTCCGCGAAAAGATTTTTCATTTCGACCACGAGCGCATCCCGGAGCGGGTGGTGCACGCGCGAGGTTACGGCGCCCACGGCTATTTCGAGACGACGGCTTCGCTCGCGGACGTCACACGCGCCGACATCTTCCAGCGCGTCGGCGAAAAGACGCCCGCCTTCGTGCGCTTTTCCACCGTCGCGGGCGCGAAAGGCTCGTTCGACCTCGCCCGCGACGTGCGCGGCTTCGCGGTGAAACTCTACACGAAGGAAGGCAACTGGGACATCGTCGGCAACAATATCCCGGTCTTCTTCATTCAGGACGCGATCAAGTTCCCCGACTTCGTGCATTCGGTGAAGGAAGCGCCGGACCGCGCCTTTCCGCAGGCGGCCTCGGCGCATGACAATTTCTGGGACTTCATCTCGCTGAGCCCTGAAAGCATGCATATGATCATGTGGGTGATGAGCGACCGCGCAATCCCGCGCTCCTTCCGCTTCATGGAGGGCTTCGGCGTTCACACCTTCCGCTTCGTGAACGCGGAGGGCAAATCAACCTTCGTGAAGTTTCACTGGAAGCCGAAGCTTGGGCTGCAATCCGTGGTCTGGAACGAGGCCGTCAAGATCAACGGCGCCGATCCGGACTTCCACCGCCGCGACCTGTGGGACGCGATCGAGAGCGGCAACTTTCCCGAATGGGAACTCGGCGTGCAGCTTTTCGATGACGCCTTCGCCGACAAATTCGCCTTCGATGTCCTCGACGCAACGAAAATCATCCCGGAAGAGGAAGTGCCGATCCGCGTCGTCGGCCGTCTCGTGCTCGACCGCATGCCGGACAATTTCTTCGCGGAGACGGAGCAGGTTGCCTTCTGCACGCAGAACATCGTGCCGGGCGTGGACTTCACCAACGACCCGCTGCTTCAGGGCCGCAATTTCTCCTATCTCGATACGCAATTGAAGCGGCTCGGCTCGCCGAACTTCACGTTCCTGCCGATCAATGCGCCGAAATGCCCGTTTGCGACACTCCAGCAGGACGGCCACATGACGATGCGCAATCCGAAGGGCCGCGTGAATTACGAGCCGAACTCCTGGGGCGGCGAGCAGGGCGGCCCACGCGAATCGCCGGAAAAAGGCTTCAAGAGCTTTCCCGAAGAGGTGGCCGGGCAGAAGCGCCGACTCCGCGCGGAGTCGTTCGCCGATCACTACAGTCAGGCGCGGCAGTTCTACATCAGCCAGACCGAGATCGAGAAACAGCACATCGCCGACGCGATCACGTTCGAACTGTCGAAGGTTGAGACGCCCGCAATCCGCAGCCGCGTCGTCTCGCACCTTCTCAACATCGACGGCGAGCTTGCGAAAAAGGTGGCGACCGCGATCCGCCTGAAGGACTTGCCGAAGGCAGCCGACGCTGCCCGTCCCACGCGCACCGACCTGAAGGAGAGCCTCGCCCTGAGCATCGTGAAGAACGGCCCGAAGCGCTTCGAGGGGCGCAAGCTCGGCATCCTCGTCACCGATGGCGTGGACGCGAATGCGCTCGCCGATCTGAAGAAGAGCTTCGCGGCAGAAAAGGCGCTCGTCGAGATAATCGCCCCGGAGGTGGGCGGAGTGAGCGCCGGCGACGGCACTTGGATCGAGGCGAAGCAGCGGCTCGACGGCGCGCCATCGGTGCTTTACGACGCGGTCGCGATCCTCGCCTCGGCGGAGGGCGGCACGCAACTTGCGCATCACCCATCGGCGCGCGACTTCGTGGCCGACGCCTTCGCGCATCAGAAGTTCATCGGCTGGCACGGCAATGTCGCCCCCCTCTTCGCCAAGGCGGGCATCGCCGACGAACTTGACGGCGGCGTGGTGCAACTCAAGGGGCCGGACGATGCACGCGTGTTCGCCGAGCGCTGCGCGGGCTTGCGCTTCTGGCCGCGCGCCGAGAAGTTCAAGGCCGGTTCGAGCAAGCCCGCTGCCACGGCCACCGCGCCGAAGAAAAACGGCAACGGCGGGAAGAAGAACGGGAATGGCGGAGGCAAGCCGCAATAA
- a CDS encoding alpha/beta fold hydrolase produces MRRRFLLLGLVLCAALSACAPVMVAQQGTAAAVSYKTVRAPGGPLRLAVTESGRGKPILLLHGFATSSYTWQGVMPDLARKHRVIAVDLRGFGASDKPLDDKYSVFDQADVIQAFIEQENLKDLTIVGHSFGGGVTLALALRAKGALRSRIRNIVLVDSVAYKQPLPIFFRMLQVPGLAEVGMALVPPEVQSEQGLKLAYYDHEKITERSITEYASPLRSPAAKHALVKTVEQIMPPNIDEIALSYQTIRVPTLVMWCDEDKVVPSVFGQRLKADIPTAELVMFSKCGHMPQEEKPEETARAIEAFLARHP; encoded by the coding sequence ATGCGACGCAGGTTTCTTCTGCTCGGCTTAGTGCTCTGCGCGGCGCTTTCGGCCTGCGCGCCGGTGATGGTGGCGCAGCAGGGGACGGCGGCGGCCGTCAGCTACAAGACCGTGCGCGCGCCAGGCGGCCCCCTGCGCCTCGCGGTGACCGAGAGCGGGCGGGGAAAGCCGATCCTTTTGCTGCACGGCTTCGCCACGTCGAGCTACACATGGCAGGGCGTGATGCCCGATCTGGCCCGCAAGCATCGTGTCATCGCGGTGGACCTGCGCGGCTTCGGCGCGTCCGACAAGCCGCTCGACGACAAATATTCCGTGTTCGATCAGGCCGATGTCATTCAGGCGTTCATCGAGCAGGAGAACCTGAAGGATCTGACGATCGTCGGGCATTCTTTCGGAGGCGGCGTGACGCTGGCGCTCGCGCTTCGGGCGAAGGGCGCTCTTCGCTCGCGCATCAGGAATATCGTCCTCGTCGACAGCGTAGCCTACAAGCAGCCGCTGCCGATCTTTTTCAGGATGCTGCAGGTGCCGGGCCTGGCCGAAGTCGGCATGGCGCTCGTGCCCCCGGAGGTGCAGTCCGAGCAGGGGCTCAAGCTCGCCTATTACGACCATGAAAAGATCACGGAGCGCTCCATCACAGAATATGCCAGCCCGCTTCGGTCCCCGGCCGCCAAGCATGCGCTTGTGAAAACGGTCGAACAGATCATGCCACCGAACATCGATGAAATCGCGCTGAGCTATCAGACGATCCGCGTGCCTACGCTCGTGATGTGGTGCGATGAGGATAAGGTCGTGCCGTCAGTCTTCGGGCAGCGGCTGAAGGCCGATATTCCGACGGCGGAACTCGTGATGTTCTCGAAATGCGGGCACATGCCCCAGGAAGAGAAGCCCGAGGAGACGGCGCGCGCGATCGAGGCGTTTCTCGCGCGGCACCCTTGA
- the bcsS gene encoding cellulose biosynthesis protein BcsS: MLGVVLHFALTLAGVAAAVVSCAAGEAARGPRFETYVTVDYAGRSAAVADSTVWSLFGPIDREGVRLKLDGLVGVSGETDAGVFSNEFYAQRLGSGGSLSAGYQANRGPLWIKAYAGVAYATRMDRLFDAGHVAWDADRLERNSQFGMIASLDVWWRVADRIWTSANASHSQIRDTTSLYGRAAYEIYRDDAIRLSLGAEGSFSSYAEIFSEGDTTGRNETYAKAGALLNLRYGANDISLSGGGVSASEEKDYRAYATLSVGRKF, from the coding sequence ATGTTGGGTGTTGTCTTGCATTTCGCGCTGACGCTGGCGGGAGTTGCGGCGGCAGTCGTGTCGTGTGCTGCGGGCGAGGCCGCGCGCGGTCCCCGCTTCGAGACCTACGTCACCGTCGATTATGCGGGACGCTCGGCAGCGGTTGCGGATTCCACCGTCTGGAGCCTTTTCGGACCCATCGACCGGGAGGGGGTGCGCCTGAAGCTCGACGGCCTTGTCGGCGTCTCCGGCGAGACGGACGCCGGCGTGTTTTCCAACGAGTTTTATGCGCAGCGTCTCGGCTCGGGCGGAAGCTTATCGGCAGGCTATCAGGCCAATCGCGGGCCGCTCTGGATCAAGGCTTATGCGGGCGTGGCCTACGCAACGAGGATGGACCGGCTGTTCGACGCCGGCCACGTCGCCTGGGATGCGGACAGGCTCGAACGCAACAGCCAATTCGGCATGATCGCCTCATTGGACGTATGGTGGCGCGTCGCGGACCGAATATGGACGTCCGCGAACGCATCCCATTCGCAGATCCGCGACACAACCTCGCTCTACGGGCGCGCCGCTTACGAAATCTATCGCGATGATGCGATCCGCCTGTCGCTCGGGGCGGAGGGCTCCTTTTCGAGCTATGCCGAGATTTTCAGCGAAGGCGATACGACGGGGAGGAACGAGACCTACGCCAAGGCGGGCGCGCTCCTCAATCTCAGGTATGGAGCAAACGATATCTCCCTGTCGGGCGGCGGAGTGTCGGCCAGCGAGGAAAAGGACTATCGCGCCTACGCAACCTTGAGCGTCGGCCGCAAGTTCTGA
- a CDS encoding AsmA family protein — MKALAAWSGGKVTLTGQLRVASFASLSLEASGVRFHDAPGLDPVLRGRAETVTALVNLRSLLLGDLEYRKFVVSSPQFVLKRQSRGGAADEFAAARLALTLVDRSSLPDIELRNPVFYVADRDFRPYRRITFERIALKRPNPTEAGSFALGLHKPGFDFAFQGERNGDSVSGQVRLKTTGECPPAANLLAALTPWEAASAFSLKGDLTWSRDRVSLDEASFSFGDRTARGALAFYVSDNRARIEGTLAYDTLDVTPMWTAARAAGTQPFDKGNPAGASGGVFIPATNERRAVDLDIRLSADRLRAGGLEAGPVALAVTARSGHLSVDVAELALFGGNAIARVEIDPARPGAMSVTGTAKRLDAGALASALQLPLSVRGPATLRLGLNVPLGGEGALPETGAASGSFALLFPLGGSLDGVAGRALDAAVTGADLLAAGRQRFPFAAARIDGRLTGGAVDLDVQGQHDGQKIEGKLRIALPDAAVSGTLSSHREEAPVSAGGAVSKGGLASAFSSKLVLSGTAAAPILSSHQGSLSN; from the coding sequence GTGAAGGCACTTGCCGCCTGGAGTGGCGGCAAGGTCACTCTGACGGGGCAGCTTCGTGTCGCCAGTTTTGCCTCGCTCTCCCTGGAGGCGAGCGGTGTTCGCTTTCATGACGCGCCCGGGCTCGATCCGGTGCTGCGCGGTCGCGCCGAAACCGTCACGGCCTTGGTGAATTTGCGATCCCTCCTTCTCGGCGATCTCGAATATAGAAAGTTCGTCGTGTCATCGCCCCAATTCGTCCTGAAACGCCAGTCACGCGGCGGCGCGGCGGACGAATTCGCGGCGGCGCGGCTTGCCTTGACCCTCGTTGACCGCAGCAGCCTTCCGGACATCGAACTTCGCAATCCTGTGTTCTATGTCGCCGACCGCGACTTTCGTCCCTACAGGCGGATCACCTTCGAGCGTATCGCGTTAAAGCGGCCGAACCCGACGGAAGCCGGATCTTTCGCGCTGGGTCTGCACAAGCCGGGTTTCGACTTCGCCTTTCAGGGCGAGCGCAACGGGGATAGCGTTTCCGGCCAAGTAAGGCTCAAGACGACAGGAGAGTGCCCGCCCGCGGCTAATCTCCTTGCGGCGCTGACGCCTTGGGAAGCCGCGAGCGCCTTTTCCCTTAAGGGCGATCTGACTTGGTCGCGTGATCGGGTCTCCCTCGACGAGGCGTCCTTTTCGTTCGGCGACCGAACCGCGAGGGGGGCACTCGCATTTTATGTTTCGGACAATCGGGCGCGGATCGAAGGCACGCTCGCTTACGATACGCTGGACGTGACGCCCATGTGGACGGCGGCGCGGGCGGCGGGCACGCAGCCTTTCGACAAGGGCAACCCGGCAGGGGCATCGGGCGGCGTCTTTATCCCCGCAACCAATGAACGGCGCGCGGTCGACCTCGACATACGGCTCTCCGCCGATCGCCTGCGCGCCGGCGGCTTGGAAGCCGGCCCGGTCGCACTGGCTGTGACGGCGCGGAGCGGGCATCTTTCCGTGGACGTTGCGGAGTTGGCGCTTTTCGGCGGCAATGCAATCGCCCGCGTGGAGATCGACCCCGCGCGGCCGGGCGCGATGTCGGTGACCGGCACGGCGAAGCGGCTTGACGCCGGCGCGCTTGCGTCGGCGCTGCAACTGCCGCTGTCGGTTCGTGGACCGGCCACCCTGCGTCTGGGTTTGAATGTGCCGCTCGGCGGCGAGGGCGCGCTGCCCGAAACGGGCGCCGCATCCGGCAGCTTCGCGCTTCTGTTCCCGCTCGGCGGATCGCTCGACGGCGTGGCGGGGCGCGCGCTCGACGCGGCGGTGACGGGTGCGGACCTCCTCGCGGCCGGTCGTCAGAGGTTTCCTTTCGCAGCGGCACGCATCGATGGCAGGCTGACAGGCGGGGCCGTCGATCTCGACGTCCAGGGGCAACATGACGGGCAGAAGATCGAGGGCAAGCTCAGGATCGCGTTGCCCGATGCGGCTGTGAGCGGCACGCTGTCTTCCCATCGCGAGGAAGCGCCCGTTTCGGCTGGCGGCGCCGTCTCGAAAGGCGGTCTGGCGTCCGCATTCTCGTCGAAGCTCGTGCTCTCGGGCACCGCTGCGGCACCGATCCTGTCATCGCATCAGGGCAGCCTTTCCAACTGA
- a CDS encoding acetoacetate--CoA ligase: MKLPPLWSPSQKSVENSRLARFIAEVNEADGLDLRTYADIHAYSVRETEAFWARAWDFMGVVGERGDGPIFVQGDTFETSRFLEGARLNFAENLLRKHGDTPALIFRGEDKVARTLSWAELHAAVSSAQQAMRAAGIGEGDRVAALIPNMPEAIIALLAASSLGAIWSSASPDFGVQGVLDRFGQIEPKLFIACDGYYYAGKTLFTGDKVAEIVAKIPSIEQAWIVPYLGRTGDVAAACPKARDWNEVLASHPATDVEFTRLPFSHPLYILYSSGTTGTPKCIVHSAGGVLMQQMKEHQLHCDLRDGEKLFYFTTCGWMMWNWLVAGLATGATLVLYDGSPFHPGGNVLFDLADEVGIDIFGTSAKYIDSLKKAGLRPRDTHKLSSVRMITSTGSPLAPESFDYVYDAIKPDVHLASISGGTDIGGCFVLGNPLSPVWRGEIQGPGLGMAVDVFDDEGRHLDHGKGELVCLKPFPSIPVYFWNDADGTKYHNAYFDRFPGLWHHGDFAEWTENGGIVIHGRSDATLNPGGVRIGTAEIYRQVEQLEEIKEAIVIGQDWDNDVRVVLFVVLNAGAVLDEGLKQKIKAKIRHGASPRHVPAVIVQVPDIPRTKSGKITEIAVRDIVHGRAVKNTEALANPDALDHYRDIGDLQ; the protein is encoded by the coding sequence ATGAAATTGCCACCGCTTTGGTCCCCTTCGCAAAAGTCCGTGGAAAACTCGCGTCTGGCGCGTTTCATCGCGGAGGTGAACGAGGCGGATGGCCTCGATCTTCGCACCTACGCGGACATCCACGCCTACTCCGTGCGCGAGACGGAAGCCTTCTGGGCGCGAGCCTGGGACTTCATGGGAGTCGTCGGGGAGCGCGGCGACGGCCCGATTTTCGTGCAAGGCGACACATTCGAGACATCGCGCTTCTTAGAGGGCGCGCGGTTGAATTTCGCCGAAAACCTGCTCCGCAAGCATGGCGACACGCCCGCGCTGATCTTCCGGGGCGAGGACAAGGTCGCGCGCACCCTGTCGTGGGCCGAGCTTCACGCGGCGGTGTCGAGCGCGCAACAGGCCATGCGCGCCGCAGGCATCGGCGAAGGGGATCGCGTGGCGGCGCTGATCCCGAACATGCCGGAAGCCATCATCGCGTTGCTCGCCGCGTCTTCGCTCGGTGCGATCTGGTCGAGCGCCTCGCCCGATTTCGGGGTGCAGGGCGTGCTCGACCGCTTCGGGCAGATCGAGCCGAAGCTCTTCATCGCCTGCGACGGCTATTATTACGCGGGCAAGACGCTCTTCACCGGCGACAAGGTGGCGGAGATCGTCGCCAAAATTCCGAGCATCGAACAGGCGTGGATCGTGCCCTATCTCGGCCGGACGGGCGACGTTGCGGCGGCGTGTCCGAAGGCGCGCGACTGGAACGAGGTGCTTGCCTCGCATCCCGCAACGGATGTCGAATTCACGCGGCTGCCCTTCTCGCACCCGCTCTATATCCTCTATTCCTCCGGCACGACCGGCACGCCGAAATGCATCGTGCATTCCGCGGGCGGCGTCCTCATGCAGCAGATGAAGGAGCATCAGCTTCACTGCGACCTGCGCGACGGCGAAAAGCTCTTCTATTTCACCACCTGCGGCTGGATGATGTGGAACTGGCTCGTCGCGGGGCTCGCCACGGGCGCAACGCTCGTGCTCTATGACGGCTCGCCCTTCCATCCCGGCGGCAACGTGCTGTTCGACCTCGCGGACGAAGTCGGCATCGACATCTTTGGCACCTCGGCGAAATACATCGACTCCCTGAAGAAGGCGGGGCTTCGCCCGCGTGACACGCACAAGCTCTCGAGCGTGCGCATGATCACCTCGACCGGCTCGCCGCTCGCGCCGGAAAGCTTCGACTACGTCTACGACGCCATAAAACCCGACGTGCATCTCGCCTCGATCTCGGGCGGGACGGATATCGGCGGCTGCTTCGTGCTCGGCAATCCGCTTTCGCCCGTCTGGCGCGGCGAAATCCAGGGGCCGGGCCTCGGCATGGCGGTCGATGTGTTCGACGATGAAGGGCGCCATCTCGATCATGGCAAGGGCGAACTCGTGTGCCTGAAGCCCTTCCCGTCGATCCCGGTCTATTTCTGGAACGACGCCGACGGCACCAAATACCACAACGCCTATTTCGACCGCTTCCCCGGCCTCTGGCACCATGGCGATTTCGCGGAATGGACCGAGAATGGCGGCATCGTCATTCATGGCCGTTCCGACGCCACGCTCAACCCCGGCGGCGTGCGCATCGGCACGGCGGAAATTTACCGGCAGGTGGAACAGCTTGAGGAGATCAAGGAAGCCATCGTCATCGGGCAGGACTGGGACAACGACGTGCGCGTCGTGCTGTTCGTGGTGCTGAACGCGGGCGCCGTGCTCGACGAAGGGTTGAAACAGAAGATCAAGGCGAAGATCCGCCACGGCGCGAGCCCTCGCCATGTGCCCGCCGTCATCGTGCAGGTGCCGGACATCCCGCGCACCAAGTCGGGCAAGATCACCGAAATCGCCGTGCGCGACATCGTGCATGGCCGCGCGGTCAAGAACACCGAGGCGCTCGCGAACCCCGACGCGCTGGACCATTACCGCGACATCGGCGATTTGCAGTAA
- a CDS encoding division/cell wall cluster transcriptional repressor MraZ — protein MDEFASRIDSKVDQRGRVAIPAPFRAILAQEGTSEIHCYPHLDYATIEAGGSRLVEEIKGIVGRQPTGSALREALELVYFGECEKLKIDPDGRTVLPKRLRDHAGITETAVFVGLGNKFQIWEPEAYSKFRERAREQALALRKELGAGSR, from the coding sequence ATGGATGAATTTGCTTCGCGCATCGACAGCAAGGTTGACCAACGCGGGCGCGTCGCTATTCCTGCGCCATTCCGCGCTATCCTTGCCCAGGAAGGCACGAGCGAAATTCACTGCTACCCGCATCTCGACTACGCTACGATCGAGGCTGGAGGCTCTCGGTTGGTCGAAGAAATCAAGGGAATTGTCGGGCGGCAGCCAACGGGCAGCGCCCTTCGCGAAGCACTCGAACTCGTCTATTTCGGCGAGTGCGAAAAGCTCAAGATCGACCCGGACGGGCGAACTGTGTTGCCGAAGCGGCTGCGCGATCATGCCGGAATTACAGAGACGGCGGTTTTCGTCGGCCTTGGCAACAAGTTTCAGATCTGGGAACCAGAGGCTTACAGCAAGTTTCGTGAACGCGCGCGCGAACAGGCGCTTGCGCTTCGCAAAGAGCTCGGCGCGGGGAGCCGCTGA